A window of the Planctomycetota bacterium genome harbors these coding sequences:
- a CDS encoding TIM barrel protein yields the protein MPSHAYPKLHNAMWPGLVGKGTDPGQEPPISLERMLHLTAAASVDGRRFDGIDYFLFHPHTDPDASDDQLRRTADLIASHGFVVGSLVAPIWPGTVGDSAMGSPVQRAKFINAVKKACRIAAIFNDHGIRHYGVIRIDSAEFGIARWREHPAEHTRTIAATFREAAIVAAAHGERLAAEGEICWAGMHSWKDMVDLLEAVDMPGSLGFQCDLAHTYLYLMGYNAPEHALLRQGYSPAEFQSAYRQLTERLRPWTIDFHVAQNDGEVHGAGSHDKTGKHCRADDPAGKLDIVACAGQWLEGAAERGIRHVCWDGCMFPNATLENPATWNTILRTMLAVRDAHGWD from the coding sequence ATGCCGAGCCACGCCTACCCCAAGCTCCACAACGCGATGTGGCCGGGACTGGTCGGCAAGGGGACCGATCCCGGCCAGGAACCGCCGATCAGCCTGGAGCGGATGCTTCACTTGACCGCGGCGGCGAGCGTCGACGGCCGCCGCTTCGACGGCATCGACTACTTCCTCTTCCACCCCCACACCGATCCCGACGCCTCCGACGACCAGCTCCGCCGGACCGCCGACCTGATCGCCTCGCACGGCTTCGTCGTCGGGTCGCTCGTCGCCCCGATCTGGCCGGGCACCGTGGGCGATTCGGCGATGGGCAGCCCGGTGCAGCGGGCGAAGTTCATCAACGCCGTCAAGAAAGCCTGCCGGATCGCCGCGATCTTCAACGACCACGGCATCCGCCACTACGGCGTGATCCGGATCGACTCGGCGGAGTTCGGCATCGCCCGGTGGCGCGAGCACCCCGCCGAGCACACGCGCACGATCGCCGCCACGTTCCGCGAGGCGGCGATCGTGGCCGCCGCCCATGGCGAGCGTCTCGCCGCCGAGGGGGAGATCTGCTGGGCGGGCATGCACTCCTGGAAGGACATGGTCGACCTCCTCGAGGCGGTCGACATGCCGGGGTCGCTCGGGTTCCAGTGCGACCTCGCCCACACCTACCTGTATCTGATGGGCTACAACGCCCCCGAGCACGCCCTGCTCCGCCAGGGCTACTCGCCGGCCGAGTTCCAATCGGCCTACCGCCAGCTCACCGAGCGGCTCCGTCCCTGGACGATCGACTTCCACGTCGCCCAAAACGACGGCGAGGTCCACGGCGCCGGCTCCCACGACAAGACGGGGAAGCACTGCCGGGCCGACGATCCGGCCGGCAAGCTCGACATCGTCGCCTGCGCGGGCCAGTGGCTCGAGGGGGCGGCCGAGCGCGGGATCCGCCACGTCTGCTGGGACGGCTGCATGTTCCCCAACGCCACACTCGAGAACCCCGCCACCTGGAACACGATCCTGCGGACGATGCTCGCCGTCCGCGACGCCCACGGCTGGGACTGA
- a CDS encoding transporter substrate-binding domain-containing protein has translation MPDATLSAVVSRRSLALVLAAVTLTGGCAPRGQAPLRVGMELAYPPFEMVDPAGKPAGLSVRLAEALGNHLGRPVTIENIAFDGLIPALKTGKIDCIISSMTATAERAKSIAFSAPYMKSGLALLVAVESPVRSVADLDAPGRVVAVKKGTIGHSYATASLPKATVLVLDKEAAAVLEVAQGKADAFIYDPLSVYRSQLRHPDTTRAVLEIFGAESWAIGLRRGDERLKAEVDRFLEEFRAGGGFDRLGDEFLAKEKEEFARQGLPFFF, from the coding sequence ATGCCCGACGCCACCCTCTCCGCCGTCGTCTCGCGCCGGTCACTGGCGCTGGTCTTGGCCGCCGTAACGCTCACGGGCGGCTGCGCGCCGCGCGGGCAGGCGCCGCTACGCGTCGGGATGGAGCTGGCTTACCCGCCGTTCGAGATGGTCGATCCGGCCGGCAAGCCGGCGGGATTGAGCGTCCGGCTGGCCGAAGCGCTCGGCAACCACCTCGGCCGGCCGGTGACGATCGAGAACATCGCCTTCGACGGCCTGATCCCCGCGCTCAAGACCGGCAAGATCGACTGCATCATCTCGTCGATGACGGCGACGGCGGAGCGGGCCAAGTCGATCGCCTTCTCGGCCCCCTACATGAAGAGCGGGCTGGCGCTGTTGGTGGCGGTCGAGTCACCGGTGCGCTCCGTCGCCGACCTCGACGCCCCCGGCCGGGTGGTGGCCGTCAAGAAGGGGACGATCGGCCATTCCTACGCCACCGCGTCGCTCCCCAAGGCGACGGTCCTCGTCCTCGACAAGGAGGCGGCCGCCGTGCTCGAGGTGGCGCAGGGCAAGGCCGACGCCTTCATCTACGACCCGCTGTCGGTGTACCGCAGCCAGCTCCGTCACCCCGACACCACGCGGGCCGTGCTCGAGATCTTCGGCGCCGAGTCGTGGGCGATCGGCCTGCGCCGGGGCGACGAGCGCCTCAAGGCCGAGGTCGACCGGTTCCTCGAGGAGTTCCGCGCCGGCGGCGGCTTTGACCGGCTCGGCGACGAGTTCCTCGCCAAGGAGAAGGAGGAGTTCGCGCGGCAGGGGCTGCCGTTCTTCTTCTGA
- a CDS encoding DUF433 domain-containing protein codes for MARVFDIYRGRDPVELPAYSIPEVAHLIRVPQATVRSWVLGRRYPTVEDRRKLFAPVIHIADPSSRSLSFRNLVELHVLSAIRRDHGVRLVEVRKAVDYLRRRFKSSHPLADVEMQTDGTNLFVERYGELVDVSDQGQMAMKACLISHLDRIERDARGAAVRLYPFTTSREEPGRRTVFIDPRVQFGRPCLTGTGMPTAIVAERFLAGDSPRDIAADMGLDTDAVEEAIRYESRAA; via the coding sequence GTGGCACGAGTCTTCGACATTTACCGCGGCCGCGATCCGGTCGAGTTGCCCGCGTACTCGATCCCCGAGGTGGCCCATCTGATTCGAGTGCCCCAGGCCACCGTTCGCTCGTGGGTTCTCGGCAGACGATATCCGACAGTCGAGGACCGTCGAAAACTCTTCGCGCCCGTGATCCATATCGCAGACCCCAGCAGCCGTTCGTTGTCCTTTCGAAACCTCGTTGAGCTCCACGTTCTGAGTGCGATTCGACGTGATCACGGCGTCAGGCTCGTCGAGGTCCGCAAGGCTGTCGATTACCTGCGCCGCAGGTTCAAGAGCAGCCATCCGCTTGCCGACGTCGAGATGCAAACCGACGGAACGAATCTCTTCGTCGAGCGCTACGGGGAACTGGTCGATGTGTCCGATCAGGGCCAGATGGCCATGAAGGCGTGTCTCATCAGCCACCTCGATCGAATCGAGCGCGATGCACGAGGCGCAGCGGTCCGGCTTTATCCCTTCACGACCAGCCGGGAGGAGCCCGGTCGGCGGACCGTCTTCATCGATCCGCGCGTACAGTTCGGGCGACCATGTCTGACAGGTACCGGCATGCCGACGGCCATCGTCGCGGAACGATTCCTGGCAGGTGATTCGCCGAGGGATATCGCCGCGGACATGGGACTGGATACGGATGCAGTCGAAGAAGCGATCCGGTACGAGAGCCGCGCGGCGTAG
- a CDS encoding Gfo/Idh/MocA family oxidoreductase, producing MAKPLRIGMIGYGFMGRAHSNGYNRVKDFFDLEYLPVLQAVAARDVEKATAFAQRWGYGRVESDWRKLVAADDIDAVDICTPNNLHAEIATEAARHGKAILCEKPLSMNVAEGETMVAAVEKAGVPNTVWYNYRRIPAVTFAKQLVDAGRLGRIFHYRANFLQDWTISADLPQGGTALWRLDAAAAGSGVTGDLLAHCIDTAIWINGQVRDVTAMTETFVKERKHQLTGKVEPVTIDDACSFLCHFANGSLGLFESTRYARGHKALYTFEINGEKMSLKWDLHDLHRLQVFDYADAGPERGWKSVHVTDGDHPYMGKWWVPGLAIGYEHSFVHQVADFLEAYAKKQPAHPTFREALDTQKVCDAVLASARSHRWEKV from the coding sequence ATGGCCAAGCCCCTCCGCATCGGCATGATCGGCTACGGCTTCATGGGCCGTGCCCACTCCAACGGCTACAACCGCGTCAAGGACTTCTTCGACCTCGAGTACCTGCCGGTCCTCCAGGCGGTGGCGGCCCGCGACGTCGAGAAGGCCACCGCCTTCGCCCAGCGCTGGGGCTACGGCCGCGTCGAGAGCGACTGGCGGAAGCTCGTCGCCGCCGACGACATCGACGCGGTCGACATCTGCACGCCCAACAACCTCCACGCCGAGATCGCCACCGAGGCGGCGCGGCACGGCAAGGCGATCCTCTGCGAGAAGCCGCTGTCGATGAACGTCGCCGAGGGGGAGACGATGGTGGCGGCGGTGGAGAAGGCAGGCGTGCCGAACACCGTCTGGTACAACTACCGCCGGATCCCCGCGGTCACGTTCGCCAAGCAGCTCGTCGACGCCGGGCGCCTGGGGCGGATCTTCCACTACCGCGCCAACTTCCTCCAGGACTGGACGATCTCGGCCGACCTCCCCCAAGGGGGCACGGCGCTGTGGCGCCTCGACGCGGCCGCCGCCGGCAGCGGCGTGACCGGCGACCTGCTGGCGCACTGCATCGACACCGCGATCTGGATCAACGGCCAGGTCCGCGACGTCACGGCGATGACCGAGACGTTCGTCAAGGAGCGGAAGCACCAGCTCACCGGCAAGGTCGAGCCGGTGACGATCGACGACGCCTGCTCGTTTCTCTGCCACTTCGCCAACGGCTCGCTCGGGCTGTTCGAGAGCACCCGCTACGCGCGCGGCCACAAGGCGCTGTACACGTTCGAGATCAACGGCGAGAAGATGAGCCTCAAGTGGGATCTCCACGATCTCCACCGGCTGCAGGTCTTCGACTACGCCGACGCCGGCCCGGAGCGCGGTTGGAAGAGCGTCCACGTCACCGACGGCGACCATCCCTACATGGGCAAGTGGTGGGTGCCGGGCCTGGCGATCGGCTACGAGCACTCGTTCGTCCACCAGGTGGCCGACTTCCTCGAGGCCTACGCCAAGAAGCAGCCGGCCCACCCCACCTTCCGCGAAGCCCTCGACACCCAGAAGGTCTGCGACGCGGTGCTGGCCAGTGCGCGGAGCCACCGCTGGGAGAAGGTGTAG